The following proteins are co-located in the Onychomys torridus chromosome 6, mOncTor1.1, whole genome shotgun sequence genome:
- the Anxa9 gene encoding annexin A9 — translation MSVISGRMDASLTQEILSSLGLANKTAAWGTLGTLRTFLSFGVDKDVQKLLKAIAGQGVDHSTIVEVLTNRSREQRQLISRAFQERTKQDLLKSLRAALSGNLEKLVAALLQPLSQFDAQELRTALKASGSAEDVALEILATRAAPQLQECLAVYKHDFQVEAEEDIRTETNGILQDLLLALSKGGRERYSGIIDYNLEEQDVRVLQQTGGSSMAGQWVLIFTQRSPEHLIRVFDQYQRCTGQELEDAIRNRFHGDAQQALLSLASIMRNTALYFADKLHQGLQETEPNFQVLIRVLISRSETDLLSIRAEFKKKFGKSLYSSLQDAVRGDYHSALLALCRAEDI, via the exons ATGTCTGTGATCAGTGGAAGGATGGACGCATCCCTGACCCAGGAGATCCTCAGCTCCCTGGGCCTTGCCAACAAG ACTGCAGCTTGGGGGACCCTGGGCACCCTCAGGACTTTCTTGAGCTTTGGTGTGGACAAGGATGTCCAGAAGCTGCTGAAGGCCATTGCAGGCCAAG GTGTGGACCACAGCACCATTGTGGAGGTACTGACCAAtcggagcagagagcagagacagCTCATTTCTCGAGCCTTCCAAGAGCGCACCAAACAg GATCTATTGAAGTCTTTGCGGGCAGCACTCTCTGGCAACCTTGAGAAACTTGTGGCGGCTCTCCTACAGCCTCTGTCCCAATTTGATGCCCAGGAACTGAGGACCGCCCTGAAG GCCTCAGGTTCTGCTGAGGATGTGGCCTTGGAAATCCTGGCCACCCGAGCAGCACCCCAACTGCAGGAATGCCTGGCAGTATACAAGCACG atTTCCaggtggaggctgaggaagaTATCAGAACTGAGACCAATGGCATCCTGCAGGACCTGCTCCTGGCCCTGAGCAAG GGGGGCCGTGAGAGATACTCTGGAATCATTGACTACAACTTGGAAGAACAAGATGTCCGG GTACTCCAGCAGACCGGAGGATCCAGTATGGCAGGTCAGTGGGTCCTGATCTTTACACAACGGAGTCCGGAACACCTGATCCGAG TATTTGATCAGTATCAGAGATGCACTGGGCAGGAATTAGAGGATGCAATCCGGAACCGTTTCCATGGAGATGCTCAGCAGGCTCTGCTCAGCCTAG CTTCCATAATGAGAAACACAGCCCTGTACTTTGCTGACAAACTTCACCAAGGCCTTCAG GAAACTGAGCCCAATTTCCAAGTGCTGATACGAGTCCTCATCTCCCGAAGTGAGACTGATCTTCTGAGCATTCGGGCCGAATTCAAGAAGAAATTTGGGAAGTCTCTGTATTCTTCTCTCCAG GATGCAGTCAGAGGGGATTATCATTCAGCCCTACTGGCCCTGTGCAGAGCCGAAGACATTTGA